ATCTGGGTTGAATGGCAAGTCGAACATCACAAGCTGGTTAGCAAACTGGAAGTTACGACCTTCAGAGCCAATCTCACTACAGATCAGAACCTGAGCACCGCCCTCTTCCTGCGCAAAATAAGCCGCCGCTTTATCACGCTCTAGAATCGACATGCCTTCGTGGAAGACAGTCGCGCGAATACCTTCACGCTCACGCAATGCTTGCTCAAGTTGCAGCGCAGTACTCGCACGAGACGCAATGACCAAGATTTTCTCACTGCGTTTCGCGGTGATCTTCTCAATCAGCCAGTTAACTCGCGAGTCAAACTGCCACCAACTTGAATCTTCACCTTCAAACTCTTGGAAGATCTCTTCTGGGTAAAGCATCTTCATGGCGCGCGCTTCAGGCGTCATCTTACCGCCAATCATGCCAGAAACACGCATTGAAGTGGTGTACTGCTGCGGGATTGGCATCGGCACCAAGTTAACATTACGTGTAGGGAAACCTTTGATGGCGGCGCGAGTGTTTCTAAACAATACGCGACCTGTGCCGTGACGATCCATCAGATTATCGATAAGCTCTTGGCGCGCTATCGCTTTCTCTTCATCACTGGCCTTACTTTCTAGCACATTAAGCAGTGGCTCTACATCTTGCTCGGACAGCAGTTCGGTAATTTGGTTTTTAGCATCATTCGCCAGAGATTGACCTGAAAACAGCGCTGTTACCGCATCGGCAACCGGAGCATATTGCTCTTCTTCTTTAACAAATGCGTCGTAGTCAAAGAAACGATCTGCATCGAGAAGACGCAAACGGGCAAAGTGGCTTTCGCGGCCAAGCTGCTCAGGAGTAGCAGTCAGTAGCAGCACGCCCGGCGTTTTTTCTGCTAGCGCTTCAACCACTTGGTATTGACGGCTTGGCTGCTCTTGGCTCCACTCTAGGTGGTGTGCTTCATCGACCACCAACAAGTCCCACTCGCCTTCCAGCGCTTGTTCAAAACGCTTGCGGCTCTTGCGAAGGAAATCCAGTGAACACAACACAAACTGCTGAGTATCGAACGGGTTTTCAGCTTCCGCGTACGCTTCAATACAACGTTCTTCATCAAAGATAGAGAAATGCAGGTTAAAGCGACGCATCATTTCGACAAGCCACTGGTGCTGCAGGGTTTCAGGTACCACGATCAACACACGCTGCGCTCGACCAGATAGTACCTGCTGATGAATGATCATGCCCGCTTCAATGGTCTTACCTAGGCCTACTTCATCGGCAAGCAGTACGCGAGGCGCGTAGCGGCGACCCACTTCATGGGCAATAAACAGCTGATGAGGAATTAGGCCTGCACGCATACCACACAGACCACGCATTGGACTCTTGTGTTGTTCATACTGGTTGCTCAGCGCGCGGTAACGCAGCACAAAGTTGTCCATGCGATCGATTTGACCCGCGAACAATTTGTCCTGTGGCTTGTTAAAGCGAATTTGGTGGCTTAGAAAGATCTCGCGCAAAGCGACATTCGCTTCTTCAGTATCTTGACGGGTACCCACGTAAGTGAAGATACCTTGGTCTTCGATCACTTCTTCAACTTCTAGCGACCAGCCTTCTTGGCACTCAATGACATCACCGACATTAAACGTAACTCGGGTGACAGGCGCATCACTACGAGCGTATACGCGATTCTCTTCTGATGCTGCAAACATAAGTGATACTGTTCTCGCATCCAGTGCGACGACCGTACCCAAACCTAAATCACTTTCCGTATCGCTAATCCAGCGCTGCCCTAAAGCAAATGTCATAGAGAGACTACCTCAATTCGTGTCGATTTTTGTCATTTCAGCGGTAACACAGCCTGCCAAATCGTGGCGCACTGAGCTCAATACTCCGCCCAAATAATAGTAGGTGATAGAGCAAATTTTGCTCACCCCATCCCCTAGATGAAAGGTCGCTAATCTTACTTGAAGGCGTGATACAGGTCACGCCAATTACAAGGAAAAGCTGAGTTTTTTTTGAATTGTCGTGGTTGACATCAAACTGCAAAAAAACAGTGTCATTTCTGAGAACGAAAGTAACATTTTTCACTTATACTCAGAATGTAAACGTTAACGACATATGACTACTCGCCAAGCCCTGATAGTCACCTCTCTCGTTAGCCTTACAGGGAATCAGGTTCAATTCGATATCATTCCAATTGAACGTAACACGGTTGACTCACTAAGATAGGACATCAGAGCCAGCGTAGATCCCCAGCATTGCTAGAACTAGTGAAACGGCTAGAACCAGCGAATGTGGACAGACAGTCTGACTCGATCGCCATCTGAGTTAACCGCAAAGGACAAGCGCCAGTTGCGGCAAGGAGACTCTATGGGCGATACCGACCGTAAAATTTTCGTTCTCGACACCAATATCCTTCTCCACGAACCTCACGCCATTTTTTCCTTCAAGGAACACGATGTCGTCATTCCGATGACGGTTCTCGAAGAGCTCGACCGAATTAAAGACAGCAAACGCGATGTCGCGCGTGATGCTCGTGTCGCCATTCGAGCCCTCGAAGATATTTTCAAAGACGCCACACCAGACGAGATTTCAGAAGGCATTCCGTTTTCCAGCAACATCGAGGCAACGGGCACCATTTCCATCCTCGCCGATTACGTACTGCAAGAAACCGTCAAAGCCTTTGCCGACAAAGAGGGAGACAACCGGATACTGAACGCAGTGCTCTATCTGCAGAACAAACGTTCACCACGCGAGGTGGTGCTGGTGACGAAAGACATCAATATGCGACTACGCGCTAAAGGGGCTGGCGTACGTTTTGTTGAAGATTATCGAACCGACCAACTGATTGATGATGTGCAGTATCTGACAAAAGGCTTCCAAAAATCGCAAGGCGCGTTTTGGGAGCACATTGATGAGGTTGAAACCAAAACCTTGGCCAGCAAGACCTATCACACCTTCGACCGAGAGGCGATTGACCCAACCTTCATCAACCAATACCTCATCGACGAGTCGAGCGACTTTGCAGGGCGAGTTGCCGACATCGACGATGATAAGGTGACGATTCGCGACTTGAGCCAAGAGCGCA
The Vibrio sp. CB1-14 DNA segment above includes these coding regions:
- the rapA gene encoding RNA polymerase-associated protein RapA, whose product is MTFALGQRWISDTESDLGLGTVVALDARTVSLMFAASEENRVYARSDAPVTRVTFNVGDVIECQEGWSLEVEEVIEDQGIFTYVGTRQDTEEANVALREIFLSHQIRFNKPQDKLFAGQIDRMDNFVLRYRALSNQYEQHKSPMRGLCGMRAGLIPHQLFIAHEVGRRYAPRVLLADEVGLGKTIEAGMIIHQQVLSGRAQRVLIVVPETLQHQWLVEMMRRFNLHFSIFDEERCIEAYAEAENPFDTQQFVLCSLDFLRKSRKRFEQALEGEWDLLVVDEAHHLEWSQEQPSRQYQVVEALAEKTPGVLLLTATPEQLGRESHFARLRLLDADRFFDYDAFVKEEEQYAPVADAVTALFSGQSLANDAKNQITELLSEQDVEPLLNVLESKASDEEKAIARQELIDNLMDRHGTGRVLFRNTRAAIKGFPTRNVNLVPMPIPQQYTTSMRVSGMIGGKMTPEARAMKMLYPEEIFQEFEGEDSSWWQFDSRVNWLIEKITAKRSEKILVIASRASTALQLEQALREREGIRATVFHEGMSILERDKAAAYFAQEEGGAQVLICSEIGSEGRNFQFANQLVMFDLPFNPDLLEQRIGRLDRIGQKRDIDVHVPYLEGTSQGILARWFNEGLNAFAETCPTGRMVYDRYQESIINMLASGDISELDDVIEGSRQYNQELKHELEQGRDRLLEMHSNGGEAAQQIVEKISATDGDTNLVTFALSLFDTIGLNQDDKGENALVVTPSEHMMVPSYPGLPYDGATITFDRDTALSREDMNFISWEHPMIQGGIDLVMSEGVGTSAVSLLKNKALPVGTILLELVYVVDAQAPKQSGISRFLPPTPIRMMMDGRGNDLSSQVEFEGFNRQLSPVNRHLASKLVGSVQADVHRLIEAGNGAVEEKVTAVREDAHKAMYASLNGELERLQALKAVNPNIRDEEIEAIESQIAELDGYINKAQGQLDSLRLIVVSHN
- a CDS encoding PhoH family protein, with amino-acid sequence MGDTDRKIFVLDTNILLHEPHAIFSFKEHDVVIPMTVLEELDRIKDSKRDVARDARVAIRALEDIFKDATPDEISEGIPFSSNIEATGTISILADYVLQETVKAFADKEGDNRILNAVLYLQNKRSPREVVLVTKDINMRLRAKGAGVRFVEDYRTDQLIDDVQYLTKGFQKSQGAFWEHIDEVETKTLASKTYHTFDREAIDPTFINQYLIDESSDFAGRVADIDDDKVTIRDLSQERMLCRQAWDIRPKNIYQGMAMDALLDPDIDLVILTGAAGSGKTLLAMAAALEMTIERGMFDKIIVTRNTPDIGESIGFLPGTEEEKMMPWLAAITDTLEALHKNDHCTEGSLKYICDKANIQFKSINFMRGRSIQNAFVLLDECQNLTASQIKTIITRCGEGTKIVCSGNLAQIDSPYLTPVTSGLTYMVERFKNFGGSANIHLNGVVRSRLAEFAEENL